TTCAATAGCAAATGGGTTTTACTTTGTTTATAGAAATTGTCAATTGATGTAATCTTCGATGATTCAacaacaatattcaaaattaattcattttacAATTGCGTTGGTCATGACCATGGGAATTCTGACAAAAATCAACTTAAGCTTAACATTAAGATTAAGACAGAAATAGTGGGTAAAGCGTGGGTTGAATGTGTAGAGACGTACCTGAAAGTTTGTAGCCCGGGGAAGAAGAAAGACATTTTAATTATGTCAGATTATCACAATCAGCTGCCTTTATTCTTCCTCTACGGCTCTACtgaacttttattttattttttatttttattttggttgtAAAGGAGAAAATTTTCAAAACAATcccctttaatttttttttattttttttttaattttacgaAGAGAAAGTTAAGTTAGGCCTTCGAAATAGGCTAACCTAAAATATTCTTTCGGATGATGAGGGAGAGCGGAGAATCAAAGGAAGATAACCAATAACGGAGATTTGGAGTAGTATGCCCCTGATTCGCCATAAATTATGTCGCTTGATTGGCTTTCTGAAAGCAGTGACGTACGGATAAGGACTCCAAAGAGTAAGATCCACCTCTTCATCACAAATAATATTGTTAATTTCCCATGGTATTTGCCAAACACGGTTAATCGAGTTGACTACTCACAAGATTATCTCCCTCAATAATCAAATTTTTTATACCAAGAAACAAAGCCCCTTTGAGGTCTTCTCTTAGGCCCATGGCCTCTGCTTGGAGAATGGAGTAGCTATTGTACGTGGATGGCTTTAGCCCCTGCTAAAATAAGATCCCTTTTTCATCTCTAATTATAAAGCCAAAAGATGTTTGATTCTTAGAATATTTTGAACCATCAAAATTCAATTTGTAGTGTCTTGGAGGTGGGAGAGaccaaaaaaaatgtttttttgtCGGAATTACGATTGACGTTCTCAAGATTATTGGTAGTCTAGGAGGGATCATCCATGTCATGATTTAAGGAATTACGCCAGTTCTTAATGGAATTACAAATGAGAATACAAGCTTGAGAGGAACTAAAGCTTTCTTGTCTAAACGTAACAGAATTGCGGATAAACCATATAAAGTTATAAACCACCATTCAATTGTGCTTTTTTAAGATTTTCAGTACTGACATTCTGTTTTAGATTTTGGATGTTACTATAAAGGTCTAGATCGGGATCAAAGGAGGGTATAGGccaattttcgttcctctgGAGTTGGAGGAAAATGTATTTTCCAAAAGGACAAGCAAATAGAAGATGAGAAGTGGCTTTTGTATGATGGTTACAAAATTCACAATGAAGGGGCACTATAACATGACTTCTAAAAGGACGTTCTTTCGTTTGAATACCATCACTACAAAAATTTCATATAAAGTTTTGCAGTTTTGGAGGTACATTTAATTTCCATATCCACATATGAGGTACTCTATTTTCCGTGGAAAGAGAGAGACCTCGAGCTAAACAAGCAGCCGATTTAGTTGAAAAGATCCCATTAGGTGCTAGACCCCAAAATAACTTATCCTGGATGAGGTTAGAGGGGATTAAAACTCGGGATACGTCAGTGACTATTGCAGTTGGAAGGAAACATATCAACTTTTGAATATCTCATTGCCTACCTTGAGTTATGAAGAAACTAACTGTATGATCTAGATTTGGTGAAGAAGGGGTAGTTCTCTCAATAATTGGGTTCTCATACACCCAATTATCATACCAAAAGGAAATCTTATTTCCATCTCCAAGTTGCCATCTTAATCCTTTTCGAAAAATTGGGCGTAGGGCcattagagcatctccaatggttgtagctagggactagcttgaaatttataaaagtttcaagctaatagctagaccattggagtgaaaataaaaaattagctttgccaagcaaattagcttaaacaagctaatttgcttgacaactagctctcaaaattgccaaataattaattgacaagtggacaagtggaataaatttaaataacaagctagttgctagccattggggcacaaattagctagacaataaaatagcttgaaatcttatgtggcataataagctaattgtcaaattagcttaccattgTGGATGCTCTTAGATTCCTCCATTACCATGAAACGTTAGACAATGGAGTATAGCTACACAAATGCTTATCTTTTAGATATTTCTTAGTTACCATGTTAACCCATTGGTTGGAAGAGTCGGTTAATATCCTCAAAAAAAAAGCTTCATTTGCATGGCCTTATTATTTATGCCTGCTCTTCTAAATCCAAGGCCTAGCTCTTAGACATCCGGGTTTACAAATTTTGTCCCTTCCTATAAGGTTAGGGGCCTTGGAAGAGGGGTCCTTGTTCCAGAAAAATTGGCGATAGATTTTATCAAGAGAGGAGTTGACTGGTTGGGGAAGAGAGAAACTTTGCATTTGGTAATTAGCCTTAAATTGGCATATCAATTGACATTCTCGTAAATTCGTAATTAtaatgaaaaatatacaacCTAAAAATTTACAATGTACATtatatttgatattttaaaaaaaataataattttaatataaaaagagATTGTATATTTAAATACATAAATTGTATATTTTGACAATTTATTAACGAAAATACTCCTTAATATGTTTTACTCGCTAATCATGGAGACTGACTAGGCGTAGCTCGTAAAGGAGCACTAAAAGGCTAGGATATTGAGGTTAAGAGTTTTACCAACTAAAATAGTTAGCTCCATAATTATTCTAATAACAGGAGATTACCATCGGTTCGGTGATTTGTTGGGTGACTTGGGTCTTATGTACTCTGTAGCAAATACATTCgtttttcacaaattcttatttacaatgggtgtacaataaatattgtacaccggaataaaagttaagtcataatgcttaaaagttaagcttatatatgtgaaagttatctatttttaagtgataaagtttttcattttagtaaaacttatttcttcaaaatcactaataatgtataaaattaatcatttaaccctttaaatatttatctatcaatttttttactaatataaaagttaatcaaaactaggttaaagttataaaaaaaaagggttaaaattatcttggtgtacaataaatttattgtacaccttgtgcgcgcaagaccttttgttattTTTAGGGTTTAATATTGAtagttaaaataaattaaatctaacttacataagtttcaattaccaaatttttttaaaaaaacaaatttacgGATATGTAACTGCAAATGcaaaatagtactccctccgtattttaaaaatagatacacttttcttaaacggccatattttaaaaagagatacaccttttttttgacatgttttggtacccacttccaattatattaatatttctctctttgTTGTGGTCCCACACtcactcacatcatctttttgctataataaattattcacccactaccccactttcatcttactttaataaattcaactcactctcctaaaactagATGTCGGTCAAgtgtatatttttttaaaatacaagGGAGTACTCCTTAGTACGGAGTACACAGGTTCAGAAGTCCACAACCGAAACGAGATCTGCGACAGACCTAATACGTTTATGTTTCAAATGATTCATATCATCAAGTGTACCCATTCCAAATTTCATTCCAATCAAATGATCCGCAGCTGCCAATATATCCCGCGGTAACAAAAACGTATTATTTTCGGGTGCCTCGGCTATTCACGACACGTGAGAAGCAGATGATTATTCATCTGCTTTCGGAAGAAATCGAACAACTTCTTGAGAATCCTACAAGATCTATTCGTTCTTCGAACTCTTTCGAGCATCTATCCACCAGTCAATCAATTCAATTACTTTACTTAAAGATCTTGTGTATTCCCCCATCCCTCGCTTTGACAAAGCCAGATCGCCCAATTGCATAGAAAGAAAATCGATCACTCTTCATAAAAAAAATACCGTTTTGCGAAGATACCGAGATAATATAATACGAAGCTTGTGGTTTTGACTTTTAAGTATGTTTATTGAAGTGACACTCTATATTCAACAGTTTCGCAAACATTAGGTTTTCAATACGTATTTGTTATACATTGGTGTAATTTTTACCCGACTTTTGACATTTTTATGTTAAGAAGTATTTTTTATGGATGAACTTTTAAAATAATTACATGATTATCTTTCTACAATATGGGCAATTTTAtgaatgatgtcttggcctagtggttaaaacTGAGagcctgtgtacaataggtctcaggttcgaatccccctacccccatttgtaatttatattgcccttgtggctcattcgcaccaaaaaaacaATATGGACAATTTTAAAGGGGTTTTTTTATCAAAGAAAACATAAATAGAGTACtaaaaagtaattaaattttACTTATAACAGGTAATTTTACATTCATCTTACCATATTGAttgcacaaattcttatttacaaaggttgtacaataaatattgtacattagagtaaaagttaactcaaattGCTTAAAAgtcaagcttatatatgtaaaagttatctattttttagtgaattttttttcatttttaataaaacttatttcttcaaaatttctaataatgtataaaattaatcatataaccctttaaaatgtttatctatcaactttttttactaatataaaagttaatcaaaactaggttaaagttacaagaaaatgagtaaaagttatattggtgtacaataaatttattgtgcaccttgtgcgcgcaagaccttttgtatttATTGTCTGTATGTCCGTGTGTAATTAAGAATTGGTGCTTTATATTTCTTGTTGCATACATGCATTATTTTTAGGATTTTACATTTGAAGAATTAAAAATTACCTTATACGACGCCGTTATTAACTATAGTATGGTCCCAATTTTGGCGGGAACCATTTCCCGCCATTTCACCCCACTCCTTTCTTCCTCATAAATAGAGCTCGCACTACAGAGACAGGGTTCCCAGTCTTCCTACCACTTCCCTACTTCCCCACAATTTgctctccttctctctcttcaCTCCCTCAAGAACAACTCAGAAACAATGTTTGAATTAAGGCTGGTACAGGGGAGCTTattgaaaagggtgattgacgCCATTAAAGATCTTGTCAATGACGCCAATTTTGATTGCTCTTCCACCGGATTCTCTCTGCAAGCCATGGATTCCAGTCATGTTGCTCTTGTCGCCCTCCTCCTGCGGTCCGAGGGGTTCGAGCATTTCCGATGTGACCGGACCTTCTCCATGGGTATGAGCATTGCTAACATGGCTAAGATGCTTAAATGCGCCTCTAATGATGATATTATTACCATCAAGGCTGATGACGGCACCGACACTGTCACTTTCATGTTCGAGAGCCCCTGTAAGTATTTCCTTTATATTACATTTTTGGTTTAATTGTTTCTGTTTTGGCTTAAATAGAATAGGGTTTTAGAAATGGGAAATTGATTTAGGGTTTTGGGCAATGGGAAATTGATTTAGGGTTTTGTAAAATGGGAATTTAATTTAGGGTTTTGTGAATGTGAAATTGATTTAGGGTTTTGTGAATGTGAAATTGATTTAGGGTTTTGGTGGGTTGTGTTTTGGCATTTGGAATCAGGATATCTTGCAGTAATgtttgtcaattaattatgccaGAATAGGGTTTTGCATTCATCATTTGGAGTTGGCCAATGTGGAATGTTTTTTGTCTATCTGATTGATTTAGATTCTATGATGCAAAGAGAGTGATACATTAAATTGGTTGTTTGTTAGATTTCACGTTATAAACATGGAGTGAATATTGGATTCAAGTTTTCTGCTTTGGTAGTTAGTAGTCACATAACCACCTGATGATCTTCTGTTGGAAGTTTATTGCTTTTGGGGGTTAATCATCTCTGATTTTGTTTGCTTAGTCCAAACAGTTGCAATTCCAGTTATTCCTTGTTCAATCAATTCATTGTTCAAAATAGTTACAGAGCACTTAATGTTGGAATGGGTTCCAGTTGTTTGTATCTTAATCTATGTCTGCATTTGGTTGCTTGTTTGTCATTGTGTTACCTTAACAATATGATACTTTATACGAAGTGTACTCCTTATGCATGCGATTCAAGTAGAATGTGTGATGAACATTTGCTGGCAATGTGATGAATGTTCAAGTTTTATATCTATGTACAGTGGTCCTCTTTGAGCTTTTGATGAATAGGACTATTCTATGACTTTCTGCGATATACATTAAAGTAGTATGCTTTCTTACTCATTGCTGCTGCCTGTCTAATGTGCAGCACAAGATAAGATATCAGATATTGAGATGAAACTGATGGACATTGACAGTGATCACCTTGGGATCCCAGATGCCGAATATGAAGCAATTGTTCGAATGCCATCAACAGAGTTTGGTAGCATATGTACAAGTCTTTCCACCATCGGTGATACTGGTAAGATGGGCTAATTGCTTATGTATATAACTAATGGTGTTTCCACTCACTACCATTCTTCTAAAAAGAGGAAGATAAGCTAACTTGATCCACTTATTGGTGCAGTTACTATTGCTGTGTCAAAGCAAGGTGTGACTTTTTCCACCAAAGGTGACATTGGATCTGGGAACATTACCTGCAGACAGAATTCATCAACAGAGAAGGTTTGTTCTTTCTCACTGCATCTACAAAAGTTACTCCAATTTGCAGAAATTACAATGTTTTGGATGATTATAGCAGTCTTGCTTATGAGAACtcataattttgttttatttttggtaATGTGGCAGCCAGAGGAGGCCACTATTATTGAGATGAAGGAACCAGTTGTTTTGACATTTGCTCTCAAGTATATCACTACATTCACCAAAGCAACATCTTTGTCCAGCCAAGTGACTATTAGCTTATCCTCGGATATGCCTGTGGTTGTGGAATACAAGATTGCTGAAATGGGCCACATCAGGTACTACCTGGCTCCCAAGATTGAAGAAGAGGATCTAGAGACCAACCTTCAGCCTGAAACCAGGCCTAGAACTGAGGCCCGAGAAGAAAATCATGCTAAACCCGAGGTCCATCAGGAGGCTCAAGAAGTTGTGCCTCTTGCTATAACGGGCACCAAGGAAGAAAATGGCACTGAAGATGAAATTGTTGAGGATTCCCAGGTTAAGATGGAAACTGAAAATGGAGCTGATGTGAAGCTTAAAGTGGAGAAAAAGCCATTGAAATCGGAATTAGCTATGGAGAAAGACTTTAAGATGGAAACTGATTCTGAAGCTGAGACAAAGCCTACGACAGAGGCAACACAACCAAAGTCAGAAGTTGAGGTTATGGAAGTAGAGGACTCTACTTGAGCAAACAATCACTGAAACATAACATGTTCATACTAGTGTTAGAGATTTGGGCAGTGTTTTATCTAGTCGGCTAGGTTTCCATGACCATTTTGGCATTTGATTTGATTATTTTTGGTCTGAAACCATTTTGATGTAAATCGGGTAGTTGGGTAATAGTAATTTAGGGCTTTCTTTCAAGAGTAACCTTCACTTTTGTAGTTGCTCAATGCAATGAACAAACAAGGAATTGGTGCAGAAGGGTGTTCTGGATTCAATGAGTTTTCCCTTTAGTTTTACTCATTTATGTTTTCCTTGTTCTGATTTCGATTTTGATTTAGATAAAACTATAGATTAGATTTTTGCTCTCCTAGCCTAAATCAGGTTAGGTGTCTGCTAGACCGTTACCAAAGACAGAGAGTGCATTCTTGCTGAAACAGTCAAAGCATTGTCTTTTTAACCAGTCTTAAGACATGAATTAAGCAAACGATATACGAGCACCTGTAAGATTAGAAGAGATATTAACCTAAACCTTATAATGAGCGCGTATCTTCTCCATTTTTTCCCCAAAGAATTCAAGGGTTTTGCTGTTTTGAGTTCGGTTGGTAATTGATTAACTCGAAATTGTGCACCTTTTCTTAATGTGAAGTACTCAGTGAGAACTTCCCTTGCCTTTTAAGTGAAGGATCAAGTCCTCCACAAACATAATTGTAGGGATAATCTGCAAAGGGAAGTGGAATCAGTTAATCAAGGGCTTAAGTTGAGCTTGACTCAAGCTTTGACCAATTTTGACAGTTAATTAAAAGCAGCTCAAAGTTGTCCAGTCTCATTAGAATCAAGTTGGCATGGCTTAATCATATGCAAATACTGGTTTTATTCACTATATGTTATTGTGATTTTGAAAGTATTATGTTAAACAGACTGGAGGTTCAAACCAATGGAAGCTACGGTAGAAGTCCGAGAAATGGTGTGATGGAATGACCAAATCGTGTAAAATAAGTACTCCGAAGAAATGTATAGTTACCCTGGCATATCCCATGAAAGAAAATGCAAGATGGCGAACTTTGGGTAAATCTTTCATTGCTTAAATCAAAATTATTTGATGAATGACTTCATTTTGATTGGGtatctttaaaaaaaactttACATTGATGGAAGGATCCAAACTCCAATATCAAGCAGATAAGGGTTAATGAAACTCCAATCTCATCTGAACCTGAGAACCAAAAAACTAACAAGCTAAGGAGCGgggaagctagggatccgaggGAACAACCGTGAACCAAGTTACCAGATACCCTGAACCTGAAGATCTGGACAATGGATGCAACTCAACAACCTTTttacaagaaaacaaaatagtCCAGGTTTATACTCCTGAATTGCAGAAATACCAGCACATTATAGGAGATAATATAAGATTGCAAACACAAGGAAAAATCTTAACCGATGAATGTCTTTCATTAATTACTCAATTTCGAACTGTTAAAAGGACAAACTGTATAGAAAATGCAATTCTACAACCTTTTTGCTAAAAGAATACAAAATATTCCCCCCTCGGACCCCAATATACCAATTTAACAAGAATAAAGAAACAGCAATTGCTTATGgcttttcccttttctttttaaCCCCTATATATTTAGTTTACTTACTCATTTGTGGTGTTGATGGTGCAACCAAAAACCCATCCCCAAAGACTTACAGGGGAAAATCTGATATATAAATTGAAGAACCTGTGGCTCTGATATCTTGTGTACTGTCAATCCTTTTCTTCATGACATGTTGATGCTGTGCCTCAGAGGTAGGAATAAAAAGAGCAAAACTATTTCCTATCATTTATCTCAACTCAGATCATTTACTTCTTTTCTTGGCCTCACTGTAAAGTATGACCCCAAGGACAGTGAGTGAGTAACCGAGCATCCCAGTAATTGAGACAGGGTTTTTAAAGATCAAAATTGAGACGACAACAGCAACTGCACCCTTTGCATTTCCAAGCACCTGGTATAATAAACAAAATACTATTATTGAGCTGTGGTGTTATAGTCAATGACAGGGAAAGAAATTGTAGACATAAACAGTCAGCATCGAATCAAATTGGGTGCCTTGGGGATGGTTGACAGAGCAGAATGTTAAAGTGCAAATACATTATCACCCGCAAGCATAACAGCAGTTGCCAGAAGCCTCTGAGATTCTGAACTTAAGTTAACTAAAGACATTTATACATTTATGCATTTCACAAGAACAAGATATTTTATGGATGACACGGATTTAAGAGGTCAAGGAAGTTCTCTGTTTCCAAGCTCAAAACAGGTGTGCAGACAATGAGTAGCAGAGAAACTTACGAAAACATGACTTTCAAATACAACAAATCACCGATAAATGAGCTGCCACAGTAACATCGGAATCACAATACTGCTAAGAACATACAAGCAAATTAAATGGGCAGTCAGCTACTAAAAATATCTTCTTAGCTCCTCCTCCCACTTCCAAGTCCCAACTACTAAAACTAGTACACTGCAATTGGAGCCTTGTATGCATCAATTCACAAAATCGAAATCTCAAAACAAGCTTAGAGATTGACTTAACTGTCAATGACTCAAGGAGCCTCCCCACAGGCCCACACCTGATAATGTAATGTAATAACCTATTATCCgctaaaaatattatattttaatagaagGGTAGAGTTTTCTAAATGGCCAACGCCGCTAaccaataaatgaaagaaagaaaggcaagcattCATAGACCACAGATCTAGTGGTCCACAATACATCACATGGATATAGATCTGTAAGATGCACTGGTTACTGGTATAATATGAAGTACCATTTTAGTTTTAGCAAAGCAGAAAAATAAGCCACAATGGACCAAATTTCAGTAGTCCTTGTATCAGCAACATAACTTCATTTTAGAAATGTTGCAGTGAACTTATCAACGTTAACTTCCAGGCTTTGATTTGTTAACTTGCAGAATAGAGACTCCCGCTTATAACAAACTATTCTCACTTAACTGCTTGGTGAAAGTAAAAAGGCGAGGATGATAAAAAATACTAGCAGTACAGACACCTCTCTCATATTCATGAGCATTACTGAAAGCTACGGACAAATAAGTAGAGAAATTAGCTAAGCATCTTTATCAGTCACTACCTTTTATTCCAAAGTATCTCATTTTCAAAGTCTCCCTCTCCTACAAACTTTTCATTGTAACAgagaataaacaattaaataaaaGGGGACGCTTCTGTGTGACTCTATTGTGAGAGTCTGAGAGAAGCTTTAGCTTGACTTGATAAAACAAAATTCAAACAGGTAAATTCCTCATAAGATCGGACCTTCCTGGCTGGATTACTTGATCTATGATAAGGTTCATTTCAACTACATCTATGATAAGGTTCATTTCAACTTCATTTCAAATAGATCCCTTAATTCAGATCATTTTCATCCACATCATCTTAACAGTGACTTCAGGAGTTCAGGATATATCAGCAATAGGAGTATAGGACCCGAAGAAGCAAACTGATGGTCCAACAGtaatactaaatccagctacaACTGATGACATGTTCTGGATAAAGGAACAAACTATAAAGCTTCAAAATTAGCAATTATGCACAGAAAGAGATTCTTCAACTGCTGAGTGAAATGGGATTTCCAGCAATGCAAATATTTGACCCTTTACAACATACAAACttgcaacatttttttttaacccCTAACTAATGAATATACAAGCTAAGTAGTAAAAACACCAAAAGTTCAAATAGTGTGGTTGCTGTTACTGTTTGTTGCTGTGACATCATCGATAACATCCAAGAAGGAGAACTCTTAATTGCAAACTTTTTGAATCATAATTAGCCACGTACTCACAAGAACTATACGTCTATACAAAAAGGCTTGCACCTCCAATAATGAACATCTTCTCAAATCTAATACGCTATATAAGTTTTGTCATTACCCATTATAAAGGGAAAAAATCCCAAACTATCATGTACAGATCACAATTGCTAATCAGACACACAATTCTTTAATAGCTCAGATACAATAAAACAACTGCTTACACAAAGAACAGAAAACACTGTGTGATACAAGATCCCACATCTAATATCACACAAATAAAACTACTCCAGGCTCAAACTGTGAGGATCAATGTTTGGATACTGTAATTTCGGGTCTCCAGCAAATAGATTTCAGAAATCATTAAGGGGGAATTCACCAGACTGTGTATATGATAGATTCTCAATCACGGAATTCATTACGGAATTTCATAATCAAGTAACAAAGAACAATACAACTCCATAACCCCATAGGACAATACTGTAGCAAATACACACATTCCACATAACAACATCCCTATCAAACAAGGGTAGGAAAAGGTCATTTGCATACCTGAAGAGTCAAAGCACTGGTATGTTTGGTGACCAGGAAGTTGGTCAGATTCACAAAGTACGCCAACGAAGAATTGAAAATCAGATACCAGACAATCTTGACGTCTTCCCTTGCAAGTGCCAGAGTGATGCCAACCACA
This sequence is a window from Spinacia oleracea cultivar Varoflay chromosome 1, BTI_SOV_V1, whole genome shotgun sequence. Protein-coding genes within it:
- the LOC110805675 gene encoding proliferating cell nuclear antigen; this translates as MFELRLVQGSLLKRVIDAIKDLVNDANFDCSSTGFSLQAMDSSHVALVALLLRSEGFEHFRCDRTFSMGMSIANMAKMLKCASNDDIITIKADDGTDTVTFMFESPSQDKISDIEMKLMDIDSDHLGIPDAEYEAIVRMPSTEFGSICTSLSTIGDTVTIAVSKQGVTFSTKGDIGSGNITCRQNSSTEKPEEATIIEMKEPVVLTFALKYITTFTKATSLSSQVTISLSSDMPVVVEYKIAEMGHIRYYLAPKIEEEDLETNLQPETRPRTEAREENHAKPEVHQEAQEVVPLAITGTKEENGTEDEIVEDSQVKMETENGADVKLKVEKKPLKSELAMEKDFKMETDSEAETKPTTEATQPKSEVEVMEVEDST